A genomic stretch from Schaalia odontolytica includes:
- a CDS encoding lipopolysaccharide biosynthesis protein produces MSEKHPASSSLPNTPDTGDAPVEATEGALESRGQLGRDYLWNTAASLMSSLAVVIMGVAIVRSGATDSFARAQYGLFTLALAIGQQYQTVGLYEVRTFHVTDVRRRFDFGTYLSTRLLTCLVMVALITYHSWNASTHDPYPAFTVIAAMALLRIFDAFEDVYYSEFQRSGRLDIAGKACFARIFTTTFLWSGLYWFSQDLLLSTLVTFALTCVVLVVAYGLPARGVFSLLPSLNIRGITGILWECLPLFIAAFLNQYLANAPRFAIHASLGDEELGVFAIIYMPAVAINMLSLFVFRPLLTRMAMRWTERKQGEFFSIVRRGLLTTAGAFAVVATVTYVIGAPLLTLVFGTDVSGYVGELMVLVLAGALNAAGVILYYALATMRRLRAVLVAYVAAGATAYVIAPLLTNSHAMMGASLAYAATMGLLAILFTIFMLVPHTRGSIETESIDD; encoded by the coding sequence GTGAGCGAGAAACACCCCGCGTCCTCGTCCCTGCCGAACACGCCGGACACCGGCGACGCACCGGTGGAGGCCACCGAGGGGGCACTGGAATCCCGCGGCCAGCTGGGACGCGACTACCTGTGGAACACGGCGGCCTCACTCATGTCGAGCCTGGCCGTGGTCATCATGGGTGTGGCCATCGTGCGATCGGGCGCCACTGATTCATTCGCGCGAGCCCAGTATGGCCTGTTCACCCTGGCGCTGGCGATCGGCCAGCAGTACCAGACGGTGGGCCTGTACGAGGTTCGCACCTTCCACGTGACGGACGTGCGGCGCCGCTTCGACTTCGGCACATACCTGTCGACGCGCCTGTTGACCTGCCTGGTCATGGTCGCCCTCATCACCTACCACTCGTGGAACGCGTCGACGCACGACCCATACCCGGCGTTCACGGTTATCGCGGCGATGGCCCTCCTGCGTATCTTTGACGCGTTCGAGGACGTGTACTACTCGGAGTTCCAGCGCTCCGGCCGCCTCGACATCGCCGGAAAGGCGTGCTTCGCTCGCATCTTCACCACAACGTTCCTATGGTCGGGCCTGTACTGGTTCTCCCAAGATCTCCTGTTGTCTACGCTCGTGACGTTCGCGCTCACATGCGTGGTACTCGTGGTCGCCTACGGTCTGCCGGCACGCGGCGTTTTCTCGTTGCTCCCCTCGCTTAACATCCGTGGAATCACGGGGATCCTGTGGGAGTGCTTGCCCCTGTTTATCGCTGCGTTCCTCAACCAGTATTTGGCGAACGCTCCACGCTTCGCGATCCACGCATCCCTCGGCGACGAGGAGCTGGGGGTCTTCGCAATCATCTACATGCCAGCGGTCGCGATCAACATGCTCTCGCTGTTTGTGTTCCGCCCCCTGCTCACGCGCATGGCGATGCGTTGGACGGAGCGCAAGCAAGGCGAGTTCTTCTCCATCGTACGCAGGGGCCTCCTGACGACCGCCGGTGCCTTCGCTGTCGTCGCCACGGTGACGTACGTGATCGGCGCTCCCCTCCTGACCCTCGTGTTCGGCACGGACGTGTCGGGCTACGTCGGCGAGCTGATGGTGCTCGTGTTGGCGGGTGCACTCAACGCTGCTGGCGTCATTCTCTACTACGCGCTGGCGACGATGCGCCGCCTGAGGGCCGTGCTCGTTGCGTACGTGGCGGCAGGCGCGACCGCCTACGTGATTGCACCGTTGCTCACAAACTCCCACGCGATGATGGGCGCTTCCCTTGCCTACGCGGCCACCATGGGGCTGCTCGCCATTCTGTTCACCATCTTCATGCTCGTTCCCCACACGCGCGGATCCATTGAAACGGAGTCCATCGATGACTGA